ATATTGAGTCAGTTTGCCTCTGTGCCGTTTGAAACCCGTGTGTTGCCCTATGTTGATAGCTTGGAGCGCGCTGATGATGCGGTTGAACAAATCAATATCGCGTATCAGCGTGATGGGCTATTGCCATTGGTATTTGATACGATTGTGAATCCTGAGATTCGTGAAAAGATTAATGCCGCTCATAGCTGTAACTTAGATATGTATGAAGGGTTAATTGGGCGTATCGCTGAAGAAATCGGCATTGAGCCTGATGGTCATTCGGGTCATGCTCATGATAATGTAGACTCTGAGACTTATAAAGAGCGTATCGATGCGGTGCATTTTGCCTTAGATAATGATGATGGGGCGCGCACACGTCATTATAATGCTGCCGATATTATTTTGATTGGCGTCTCGCGTTCAGGTAAAACGCCAACGTCATTATATTTAGCCTTACAATTTGGTATTCGCGCCGCTAACTATCCGTTAACCGAAGATGACTTATACGACAATCAGTTACCAAAAGCGTTACGTGAGCATAAAGACAAACTGTTTGGGCTGATTATTGATACCGATCGCTTGGTAAAAATACGTCAGGAACGCCGTGCCGGTAGCCGCTATTCAAGCTATCAGCAGTGTCAGCAAGAGCAGCGCGCGATACAAGGTATTTATATCTCTCAAGGGATTCCAAGCCTTGATGTCTCAGAGATGTCTGTGGAAGAGATTGCCACGCGTATCTTACAGATGACAGGTCTCAAGCGTCGCATTGGTTAAGCAAATAT
This genomic window from Psychrobacter urativorans contains:
- the ppsR gene encoding pyruvate, water dikinase regulatory protein, which encodes MYSNNPPEQDKPTIQNHHALSLDNSQTLRSAFFISDGTAITAETLGRSILSQFASVPFETRVLPYVDSLERADDAVEQINIAYQRDGLLPLVFDTIVNPEIREKINAAHSCNLDMYEGLIGRIAEEIGIEPDGHSGHAHDNVDSETYKERIDAVHFALDNDDGARTRHYNAADIILIGVSRSGKTPTSLYLALQFGIRAANYPLTEDDLYDNQLPKALREHKDKLFGLIIDTDRLVKIRQERRAGSRYSSYQQCQQEQRAIQGIYISQGIPSLDVSEMSVEEIATRILQMTGLKRRIG